Proteins encoded in a region of the Panicum hallii strain FIL2 chromosome 3, PHallii_v3.1, whole genome shotgun sequence genome:
- the LOC112887318 gene encoding putative glutaredoxin-C14, with amino-acid sequence MADRVMKLASERAVVVFTLSSCCMCHTVTKLMQDLSVNALVYELDSDPRGKEMERALLKMLGGRGPAVPAVFIGGKLVGGTNRIMSLHIGGELVPMLMNAGALWL; translated from the coding sequence ATGGCCGACCGCGTGATGAAGCTGGCGTCGGAGCGGGCGGTGGTGGTGTTCACGCTGAGCTCCTGCTGCATGTGCCACACGGTGACGAAGCTGATGCAGGACCTGAGCGTGAACGCGCTGGTCTACGAGCTGGACAGCGACCCCAGGGGTAAGGAGATGGAGCGCGCGCTGCTCAAGATGCTCGGCGGCAGGGgccccgccgtccccgccgTCTTCATAGGTGGCAAGCTCGTCGGCGGCACCAACAGGATCATGTCCCTCCACATCGGCGGCGAGCTCGTGCCCATGCTCATGAACGCCGGCGCGCTCTGGCTGTAG
- the LOC112886739 gene encoding glutaredoxin-C15-like — MAERVSRLSTEKAVVIFTRSQCPMCHTVSSLFSELGVCAAVHELDKDPRGRDMERELARRLGRAPPVPAVFVGGNLVGSTDKVMSLHLAGKLVPMLKGAGAIWL; from the coding sequence ATGGCGGAGAGGGTGTCGAGGCTGTCGACGGAGAAGGCGGTGGTGATCTTCACGCGGAGCCAGTGCCCGATGTGCCACACGGTGTCGAGCCTCTTCTCCGAGCTTGGCGTGTGCGCGGCGGTGCACGAGCTGGACAAGGACCCGCGCGGCCGCGACATGGAGCGGGAGCTcgcccgccgcctcggccgcgcgccgccggtccCTGCTGTCTTCGTCGGCGGCAACCTCGTTGGCTCCACCGACAAGGTCATGTCGCTGCACCTCGCCGGCAAGCTCGTGCCCATGCTCAAGGGCGCCGGCGCCATATGGCTCTGA